One Rattus norvegicus strain BN/NHsdMcwi chromosome 20, GRCr8, whole genome shotgun sequence DNA segment encodes these proteins:
- the Sirt1 gene encoding NAD-dependent protein deacetylase sirtuin-1 yields MCLCSGRKAILEIYPGQFQPSLCHKFIALSDKEGKLLRNYTQNIDTLEQVAGIQRIIQCHGSFATASCLICKYKVDCEAVRGDIFNQVVPRCPRCPADEPLAIMKPEIVFFGENLPEQFHRAMKYDKDEVDLLIVIGSSLKVRPVALIPSSIPHEVPQILINREPLPHLHFDVELLGDCDVIINELCHRLGGEYAKLCCNPVKLSEITEKPPRTQKELVHLSELPPTPLHISEDSSSPERTVPQDSSVIATLVDQTIKNKVDDLEVSEPKSCVEEKSQEVQTYRNVESINVENPDFKAVGSSTGDKNERTSVAETVRKCWPNRLAKEQISKRLDGNQYLFVPPNRYIFHGAEVYSDSEDDALSSSSCGSNSDSGTCQSPSLEEPLEDESEIEEFYNGLEDDADRPECAGGSGADGGDQEAVNEAIAMKQELTDVNCTPDKSEHY; encoded by the exons ATGTGCCTGTGCAGTGGAAGGAAAGCAATTTTG GAAATATATCCCGGACAGTTCCAGCCATCTCTGTGTCACAAATTCATAGCTTTGTCAGATAAGGAAGGAAAACTACTTCGAAATTATACTCAAAATATAGATACCTTGGAGCAGGTTGCAGGAATCCAAAGGATCATTCAGTGTCATG GTTCCTTTGCAACAGCATCTTGCCTGATTTGTAAATACAAAGTTGATTGTGAAGCTGTTCGTGGAGATATTTTTAATCAG GTAGTTCCTCGGTGTCCTAGGTGCCCAGCTGATGAGCCACTTGCCATCATGAAGCCAGAGATTGTCTTCTTTGGTGAAAACTTACCAGAACAGTTTCATAGAGCCATGAAGTATGACAAAGATGAAGTTGACCTCCTCATTGTTATTGGGTCTTCTCTGAAAGTAAGACCAGTAGCACTAATTCCAA gttctaTACCCCATGAAGTGCCTCAAATATTAATAAATAGGGAACCTCTGCCTCATCTACATTTTGATGTAGAGCTTCTTGGAGACTGCGATGTCATAATTAATGAGTTGTGTCATAGGTTAGGTGGCGAGTATGCCAAACTTTGTTGTAACCCTGTAAAGCTTTCAGAAATTACTGAAAAACCTCCACGAACACAAAAGGAATTGGTTCATTTATCAGAGTTGCCACCAACACCTCTTCATATTTCAGAAGACTCAAGTTCACCTGAAAGAACTGTACCACAAGACTCTTCTGTGATTGCTACACTTGTAGACCAAACAATAAAGAACAAAGTTGACGATTTAGAAGTATCTGAACCAAAAAGTTGTGTGGAAGAAAAATCACAGGAAGTACAGACTTATAGGAATGTTGAGAGCATTAATGTGGAAAACCCAGATTTCAAGGCTGTTGGTTCCAGTACTGGagacaaaaatgaaagaacttctgttGCAGAAACAGTGAGAAAATGCTGGCCTAATAGACTTGCAAAGGAGCAGATTAGTAAGCGTCTTGACG GTAATCAATACTTGTTTGTACCACCAAATCGTTACATATTTCATGGTGCTGAGGTATACTCAGACTCTGAAGATGACGCCTTATCCTCTAGTTCCTGTGGCAGTAACAGTGACAGTGGCACATGCCAGAGTCCAAGTTTAGAAGAACCCTTGGAAGATGAAAGTGAAATTGAAGAGTTCTACAATGGCTTGGAAGATGATGCTGACAGACCGGAGTGTGCTGGAGGATCTGGAGCTGACGGAGGGGATCAAGAGGCAGTTAATGAAGCTATAGCCATGAAACAGGAATTAACAGATGTAAACTGTACACCAGACAAATCAGAGCACTATTGA